A genomic stretch from Buchnera aphidicola (Brevicoryne brassicae) includes:
- a CDS encoding TatD family hydrolase produces MFLTDSHCHIDRLNYNLLHKSLEDVLNKSYKNHVKNLLAVSTSINNFHKIQKMSQKNKNIYYSCGIHPLNCKKELKNFHTLEIISKKIEEQSYLKNVVALGESGLDYYHSIENKNIQKDFFREHIRIAIKVKKPIIVHSRNAINDTIKILKEENAQDCKGVLHSFTENYDSAYKLLDIGFYISISGIITFKNAIQLKNTIKKIPLERLLIETDSPYLSPEPHRGLENQPAYLFNTAQCISSLMKTDIKILANITTKNFRRLFNIKNINI; encoded by the coding sequence ATGTTCTTAACTGATTCACACTGTCATATTGATAGATTAAATTATAATTTATTACATAAAAGTTTAGAAGATGTTTTAAATAAGTCTTATAAAAACCACGTAAAAAATTTACTAGCAGTATCAACTTCAATAAATAATTTTCATAAAATTCAAAAAATGTCACAAAAAAATAAAAATATTTATTATTCCTGTGGTATTCATCCCTTAAATTGCAAAAAAGAATTAAAAAATTTTCATACATTAGAAATTATATCTAAAAAAATAGAAGAACAATCTTATCTAAAAAATGTAGTGGCATTAGGTGAATCTGGTTTAGATTATTACCACTCAATAGAAAATAAAAACATTCAAAAAGATTTTTTTCGTGAACATATCAGAATTGCAATAAAAGTAAAAAAACCAATTATAGTACATTCTCGTAATGCTATAAATGATACTATAAAAATACTAAAAGAAGAAAATGCACAAGACTGTAAAGGAGTATTACATTCTTTTACTGAAAACTATGATTCAGCATATAAATTATTAGATATAGGTTTTTATATTTCTATTTCTGGAATTATTACTTTTAAAAATGCTATACAATTAAAAAATACAATAAAAAAAATACCATTAGAACGTTTATTAATAGAAACAGATTCACCATATTTATCACCAGAACCACATCGAGGATTAGAAAATCAACCTGCATATTTATTTAATACAGCACAATGCATTTCTTCATTAATGAAAACAGATATAAAAATACTAGCAAATATTACAACAAAAAATTTTCGTAGATTATTTAATATAAAAAATATAAATATATAA
- the ptsG gene encoding PTS glucose transporter subunit IIBC: MFKNVFANLQKVGKSLMLPVSVLPIAGILLGIGSAHLSLLPDIVSQLMAQTGGSVFSNMPLIFAIGVALGFTKNDGVAALAAVVSYGILIKTMSVIEPIVLDTTIDIIKDKHLSDTGILGGIIAGAISSYMFNKFYRIQLPEYLGFFSGKRFIPIISGLSTILIGSILSIIWPPIGHEIQIFSQWAAYQNPILAFALYGLVERALVPFGLHHIWNVPFQMQIGEYTNAAGQVFHGDIARYMAGDSTAGNLSGGFIFKMYGLPGAALAIWHSARKEHKAKIGSIMISSALTAFLTGITEPIEFSFIIVAPVLYFIHAILAGLSFPLCIFLDMRAGTSFSHGFIDFLVLSGNSNHILFFPVIGIFYGFLYYIIFYLLIISFNLQTPGREKIQNNTLLKNNIEIAPYIIKALGGKNNIKNLDACITRLRITVLDISKVKQNDLKDLGAAGIIISGSGIQAVFGTRSENIKTAIEEHIKNI; this comes from the coding sequence GTGTTTAAAAATGTATTTGCAAACCTTCAAAAAGTTGGTAAATCACTTATGTTACCTGTTTCAGTATTACCTATTGCAGGAATACTTTTAGGAATAGGATCTGCACATCTTAGCTTGTTACCGGATATTGTTTCTCAACTTATGGCTCAAACAGGAGGATCTGTTTTTAGTAACATGCCTTTAATTTTTGCAATTGGAGTTGCTCTTGGTTTTACTAAAAATGATGGTGTTGCAGCATTAGCCGCTGTCGTTTCTTATGGTATTTTAATTAAAACAATGTCAGTAATCGAACCAATAGTTTTAGATACAACTATTGATATCATAAAAGATAAACATCTTTCTGATACTGGTATATTAGGAGGGATTATTGCAGGTGCAATTTCATCATATATGTTTAATAAATTTTATCGTATTCAATTACCTGAATATTTAGGTTTTTTTTCTGGAAAAAGATTTATTCCTATAATTTCAGGATTATCTACGATATTAATAGGTTCAATATTATCTATAATATGGCCTCCTATTGGACATGAAATTCAAATTTTTTCTCAATGGGCTGCTTATCAAAATCCTATTCTTGCTTTTGCTCTTTATGGTTTAGTAGAAAGAGCTTTAGTGCCATTTGGATTACATCATATATGGAATGTTCCATTTCAAATGCAAATTGGAGAATATACTAATGCTGCAGGACAAGTTTTTCATGGAGATATTGCTAGGTATATGGCGGGTGATTCTACAGCTGGAAATTTATCAGGGGGATTTATCTTTAAAATGTATGGTCTTCCTGGGGCAGCATTAGCCATTTGGCATTCGGCGAGAAAAGAACACAAGGCTAAAATAGGTAGTATTATGATCTCTTCAGCTTTAACTGCATTTTTAACAGGAATTACCGAGCCAATTGAATTTTCATTTATTATTGTTGCACCTGTTTTATATTTTATACATGCTATTTTAGCTGGATTATCTTTTCCTCTTTGCATTTTTTTAGATATGCGCGCAGGAACTAGTTTTTCACATGGTTTTATAGATTTTTTAGTATTAAGTGGAAATAGTAATCATATACTTTTCTTTCCTGTTATTGGAATATTTTATGGATTTTTATATTATATTATATTTTATTTATTAATTATTAGTTTTAATTTACAAACACCAGGAAGAGAAAAAATTCAAAATAATACATTATTAAAAAATAATATTGAAATTGCACCATATATTATTAAAGCGCTCGGTGGAAAAAACAATATCAAGAATTTAGATGCATGTATTACTAGACTGAGAATTACTGTATTAGACATATCTAAAGTTAAACAAAATGATTTAAAAGATCTTGGTGCAGCAGGAATAATTATTTCAGGATCAGGTATACAAGCTGTTTTTGGTACTAGATCTGAAAACATTAAAACAGCCATCGAAGAACATATAAAAAATATATAA
- a CDS encoding histidine triad nucleotide-binding protein, producing the protein MSNDSIFKKIIEKKIPANIIYEDEIVTAFKDIKPKAPIHILVIPNILIASSNDINKKNKDILGHMFYVAVNIAKQKKINKEGYRIIVNCNKNAGQEINYLHMHLLGGKKLNAL; encoded by the coding sequence ATGTCAAACGATTCAATTTTTAAAAAAATTATTGAAAAAAAAATACCAGCAAATATTATTTATGAAGATGAAATAGTAACTGCTTTTAAAGACATAAAACCTAAAGCTCCAATACATATATTAGTCATACCTAATATCCTAATTGCTTCATCAAATGATATTAATAAAAAAAACAAAGATATTTTAGGACATATGTTTTATGTTGCTGTTAATATTGCAAAACAAAAAAAAATTAATAAAGAAGGATATAGAATAATTGTTAATTGTAATAAAAATGCAGGACAAGAAATAAATTATCTTCATATGCATTTATTAGGAGGTAAAAAATTAAATGCACTGTAA
- a CDS encoding porin, with protein MINRKSLAIAIPLLLSASNGVNAVDIFNKNGNKLELYGSLNPNHEFSHKFLSKKIESHNDSTNAILGLSGKINITDELFSYATVEYKTDFFSPEDTVNNKQESNTVRLGYAGFKYGNWGSIDYGRNYGIFHDVESLTNHTPYITKNSAFNNNDSYMIGRNNSLLTYRNNNIFGLFDGISFALQYKDESKNKIVNQENSSTWGASLKYETDVGLTAIGSCFSSERSKYNDKEKNEKIPSINAYGLGFKYDANDIYIAAFYGAGSNLKPFNVNDKNNDPSSESYINKIENIEAIAEYNFHSGFYPSLSYLDSKGQNSNIKQDNFDQNTWELAKQINISTRYEFNKNISTYMNYKINLLKSSNKFIKENNIPTDNIIGAGVVYQF; from the coding sequence ATGATAAATCGTAAATCCTTAGCAATTGCAATACCATTATTATTATCTGCTAGTAATGGAGTTAATGCTGTAGATATTTTTAACAAAAATGGTAATAAACTAGAATTATATGGTAGTCTTAATCCTAATCATGAATTTTCTCATAAATTTTTATCAAAAAAAATTGAATCGCATAATGATAGTACAAATGCTATTCTAGGTTTATCAGGAAAAATAAATATTACTGATGAACTTTTTAGTTATGCTACCGTTGAATATAAAACTGATTTTTTTTCACCAGAAGATACAGTTAATAATAAACAAGAATCAAATACTGTACGTTTGGGTTATGCAGGTTTTAAATATGGAAATTGGGGTTCAATAGATTATGGTCGTAACTATGGTATTTTTCATGATGTAGAATCTTTAACAAATCACACACCATATATTACCAAAAATAGTGCTTTTAATAATAATGATTCCTATATGATAGGTAGAAATAATAGTCTTCTTACTTATAGAAATAATAATATTTTTGGTTTGTTTGACGGAATTAGTTTTGCATTACAATATAAAGATGAATCTAAGAACAAAATTGTTAATCAAGAAAATAGTTCCACTTGGGGAGCATCTTTAAAATATGAAACTGATGTGGGATTAACTGCTATTGGTTCTTGTTTTTCTTCTGAAAGATCTAAATATAATGACAAAGAAAAAAATGAAAAAATTCCTTCTATAAATGCATATGGATTAGGTTTTAAATATGATGCAAATGATATATATATTGCCGCTTTTTATGGTGCAGGTAGTAATTTAAAACCATTTAATGTGAATGATAAAAACAATGATCCATCTAGTGAATCATATATAAATAAAATAGAAAATATTGAAGCAATTGCAGAGTATAATTTTCATTCTGGTTTTTATCCTTCTTTAAGTTATTTAGATTCTAAAGGACAAAATTCAAATATAAAACAAGATAATTTTGATCAAAATACTTGGGAATTAGCAAAACAAATAAATATTTCTACTCGTTATGAATTCAATAAAAATATTTCTACATATATGAATTATAAAATTAATTTATTAAAGAGTAGTAATAAATTTATTAAAGAAAATAATATTCCTACAGATAATATTATTGGTGCTGGAGTTGTTTATCAATTTTAA
- the asnS gene encoding asparagine--tRNA ligase, with the protein MNTVSISDIYKNDIIVNSLITVSGWVRSRRDSKSGFSFITIYDGSCFYSVQVIANNTLSNYYEEILHLTIGCSVTLSGILILSIGNKQKYEIQAKKIKVLGWIKQPDTYPISAKKHSLEYLREVSHLRPRTNLIGVIVRIRNCILQSLHNFFYKKNYYWIPTPIITGLNTEGAGEMFRISTLDMHNIPKKKDGSVDFKKDFFGKESFLTVSGQLNLETYACSLSKVYSFGPTFRAENSNTSRHLAEFWMLEVESAFTDLNDISDFAEHMLKYICKSLLKNCIEDINFLKKHIDADIINRLNKVVLLDFIRIDYIEAINILLDSRIKFEKSVFFGVDLSSEHERFLVEKYFKIPVIIKNYPKKLKAFYMRLNDDNKTVAAIDLLVPNIGELIGGSQREERIEVLDKRLLELGLKKENYWWYRDLRKYGTVPHSGFGMGFERLISYITGISNIRDVVPFPRTVNNSNF; encoded by the coding sequence ATGAATACAGTATCGATATCAGATATATATAAAAATGATATTATCGTTAATAGTTTAATTACTGTATCTGGATGGGTTCGAAGCCGCAGAGATTCAAAATCAGGCTTTTCTTTTATTACAATTTATGATGGTTCATGCTTTTATTCTGTTCAAGTAATTGCTAATAATACTTTATCTAATTATTATGAAGAAATCTTGCATCTAACTATTGGATGTTCTGTGACACTTAGTGGAATTTTAATACTCTCTATTGGTAATAAACAAAAATATGAAATTCAAGCAAAAAAAATTAAAGTTTTAGGTTGGATTAAACAACCAGATACTTATCCTATATCTGCTAAAAAACATAGTTTAGAATATTTGAGAGAAGTTTCTCATTTAAGACCTAGAACGAATTTAATAGGAGTAATAGTTCGGATAAGAAATTGTATTTTACAATCTTTACATAATTTTTTTTATAAAAAAAATTATTATTGGATACCAACTCCTATTATTACCGGACTAAATACTGAAGGTGCCGGAGAAATGTTTCGGATTTCAACTTTAGATATGCACAATATTCCTAAAAAAAAAGATGGATCCGTTGATTTTAAAAAAGATTTTTTTGGAAAAGAATCTTTTTTAACTGTTTCGGGACAACTAAATTTAGAAACATATGCTTGTTCTTTATCGAAAGTTTATAGTTTCGGCCCTACTTTTCGTGCTGAAAATTCTAATACTAGTCGTCATTTAGCAGAATTTTGGATGTTAGAAGTAGAATCAGCTTTTACTGATTTAAATGATATATCAGATTTTGCTGAACATATGTTAAAATATATTTGTAAATCTCTTTTAAAAAATTGTATTGAAGATATTAATTTTCTTAAAAAGCATATTGATGCTGATATCATTAATCGTTTAAATAAAGTTGTACTATTAGATTTTATACGTATAGATTATATAGAAGCCATAAATATTTTACTTGATTCTAGAATTAAATTTGAAAAATCTGTGTTTTTTGGTGTTGATTTATCTTCTGAACATGAACGTTTTCTTGTAGAAAAATATTTTAAAATTCCTGTTATAATAAAAAATTATCCAAAAAAATTGAAAGCATTTTATATGAGATTAAATGATGATAACAAAACTGTTGCAGCAATAGATTTATTAGTTCCAAATATTGGAGAATTGATAGGTGGCTCTCAACGTGAAGAACGTATTGAAGTTTTAGATAAACGTTTATTAGAATTAGGATTAAAAAAAGAAAATTATTGGTGGTATAGAGATCTTCGTAAATATGGTACAGTGCCACATTCAGGATTTGGGATGGGTTTTGAAAGATTAATTTCTTATATTACAGGAATTTCAAATATAAGAGATGTTGTTCCATTTCCTCGTACTGTTAATAATTCTAATTTCTAA
- the pncB gene encoding nicotinate phosphoribosyltransferase — translation MKRYDYPIVKTLLDTDAYKFYMQQAVFCNYKNVEVIAEFVCRGENVLGCYSDALLEQINMMKFLSLSDEEYVYMNSFPFFKQEYLHWLRNFRYNISQVKIHNHQGQLNIRISGLWKEVILWEVPILALISELFHRNFSPDITSKTAIKHLDYKLMKFFNFTKHIDLSRLKIVDFGTRRRFSYDVQYSVIKRLKEKFPFLIGSSNYHISRILKLSPVGTQAHEWFQAHQQISSNLKESQTLALKTWLYQYKNYLSIALTDSINMDSFLRDFDFYFTSSYQGIRHDSGDPVKWGEKALKHYEKLGIDPSTKTLLFSDNLNLKKIISLYQKFNHRINVVFGIGTKLTCDIPYVKPLNIVIKLVKCNGRPVAKLSDSPGKTFCLDKKFLRNLCKVFNVSLNNR, via the coding sequence ATGAAACGATACGATTATCCAATAGTAAAAACACTTCTTGATACTGACGCATATAAATTTTATATGCAACAAGCTGTGTTTTGTAATTATAAAAATGTAGAGGTAATAGCTGAATTTGTTTGTAGGGGAGAGAATGTTTTAGGTTGTTATTCTGATGCTTTATTAGAACAGATCAATATGATGAAATTTTTATCTTTAAGTGATGAAGAATATGTTTATATGAATTCTTTTCCATTTTTTAAACAAGAATATTTACATTGGTTAAGAAATTTTCGTTATAATATTTCTCAAGTAAAAATTCATAATCATCAAGGTCAGTTAAATATTCGTATAAGTGGTTTATGGAAAGAAGTAATATTATGGGAAGTGCCAATTTTAGCACTAATTAGTGAACTGTTTCATAGAAATTTTTCTCCAGACATTACTTCTAAAACTGCTATAAAACATTTAGATTATAAATTAATGAAATTTTTTAATTTCACTAAACATATAGATTTATCTCGTTTAAAAATTGTTGATTTTGGAACAAGAAGAAGATTTTCTTATGATGTGCAATATTCAGTTATTAAAAGATTAAAAGAAAAATTTCCTTTTTTAATAGGTTCGAGTAATTATCATATATCTCGTATACTAAAATTATCACCAGTAGGAACTCAAGCTCATGAGTGGTTTCAAGCACATCAACAAATTAGTTCAAATTTAAAAGAAAGTCAGACTTTAGCTTTAAAAACATGGTTGTATCAATATAAAAATTATTTAAGTATAGCACTTACAGATTCTATTAATATGGATTCTTTTTTACGTGATTTTGACTTTTATTTTACTTCTTCATACCAAGGAATCAGACACGACTCAGGAGATCCAGTAAAATGGGGAGAAAAAGCTCTTAAACATTATGAAAAGTTAGGTATCGATCCTAGTACTAAAACATTATTATTTTCAGATAATTTAAATCTTAAAAAGATTATATCTCTTTATCAAAAATTTAACCATAGAATTAATGTTGTTTTTGGTATAGGCACAAAATTAACATGTGATATTCCTTATGTAAAGCCGCTAAATATAGTAATAAAATTAGTAAAATGTAATGGAAGACCTGTTGCTAAATTATCTGATAGTCCAGGAAAAACTTTTTGTTTAGATAAAAAGTTTTTAAGAAATTTGTGTAAAGTTTTTAACGTATCATTAAATAATAGGTAA
- the rlmKL gene encoding bifunctional 23S rRNA (guanine(2069)-N(7))-methyltransferase RlmK/23S rRNA (guanine(2445)-N(2))-methyltransferase RlmL, whose translation MNCLFASTNFGTENLLEQELLDIGVKILNVKRGGIYYEANELLLYQSLMWSRIASRIFLYIKKFRINNIKDLYNNIYDINWTEFFNVNNTFMINCKGTNNIVRNSLFGSLIVKDAIVDQFNKKYGCRPNVDRISPNIRIKVLISNKNIMHVMLDLSGDALYKRGYRQFCHSTPIKENLASAIVLNSGWIKNTPIIDPMCGSGTLLIEAAMMSCDKAPGLNRVKWGFKFWKKYNKSLWENVFETAQKRFQIGLQKCSKNYFIGYDYNAEIIEKAKINTSNAGLSNIIQFFTKNLNNLKNTYNKKEFGILLSNPPYGEREQTESQLVGLYVQLSMISKKYFKNWQLSVFSSSNFLLNFLQMQSHKEYILRNGALNCTQKNYKIFLHSSITESDEFQNRLTKNFKKLNNWTQQENIECFRVYNADLPNYNIIIDIYKKWIVLQEYKAPKIINYKKAHKRLCNAIYHTKEILSININNIILKIRQKNKNKTQYQKLFNQNNFIEIKEHHAKFLVNLTDYLDTGLFLEKRLIRKLIGKMSKGKDFLNLFSYTGTATVYAGLGNANSTTSIDISNTYIQWSIRNMSINNLSGSKHNFIQTNCLNWIKTTKKKFDLIFINPPTFSNSKKMNKSFELKRDFFHLIKDLKRILRQDGNIIFSSSTHNFKINLDVLDKIKLYAKNITKKTQSKDYINDSKIYHSWIIKHSQQIQG comes from the coding sequence ATGAACTGTTTATTTGCAAGTACAAATTTTGGAACTGAAAATTTATTAGAACAAGAACTGTTAGATATAGGAGTTAAAATTTTAAATGTAAAACGTGGAGGAATTTACTATGAAGCAAATGAATTATTATTGTATCAAAGTTTAATGTGGAGTCGTATTGCATCACGAATTTTTTTATATATAAAAAAATTTAGAATCAATAATATCAAGGACCTTTATAATAATATATATGATATTAATTGGACTGAATTTTTTAATGTAAACAATACTTTTATGATAAATTGTAAAGGAACTAATAATATTGTTCGTAATAGTTTATTTGGATCTTTAATAGTAAAAGATGCCATTGTTGATCAATTTAATAAAAAATATGGTTGTCGTCCAAATGTTGATCGTATTTCTCCTAATATTAGAATAAAAGTATTAATATCAAATAAAAATATAATGCATGTTATGTTAGATTTAAGTGGTGATGCTTTATATAAAAGAGGTTATCGTCAATTTTGTCATTCCACTCCTATTAAAGAAAATTTAGCTTCAGCAATAGTATTAAATTCAGGATGGATAAAAAATACTCCTATAATAGATCCTATGTGTGGATCAGGGACATTATTAATTGAAGCAGCAATGATGTCGTGTGATAAAGCACCTGGATTAAACAGAGTAAAATGGGGTTTTAAATTCTGGAAAAAATATAATAAAAGTTTATGGGAAAATGTATTCGAAACTGCACAAAAAAGATTTCAAATAGGATTACAAAAATGTTCTAAAAATTATTTTATAGGATACGATTACAATGCTGAAATTATAGAAAAAGCCAAAATAAACACATCAAATGCAGGATTATCAAACATTATTCAATTTTTCACAAAAAACTTAAACAATTTAAAAAATACTTATAATAAAAAAGAATTTGGAATATTATTAAGCAATCCGCCATATGGAGAAAGAGAACAAACAGAAAGTCAACTAGTTGGATTATATGTACAATTAAGTATGATATCAAAAAAATATTTTAAAAACTGGCAATTATCAGTCTTTAGTTCATCAAATTTTTTGTTAAATTTTTTACAAATGCAATCACATAAAGAATATATTTTAAGAAATGGTGCATTAAATTGTACTCAAAAAAACTATAAAATTTTCTTACATTCTTCTATTACTGAAAGTGATGAATTTCAAAATAGATTAACTAAAAACTTTAAAAAATTAAATAATTGGACACAACAAGAAAACATAGAATGTTTTCGTGTATACAATGCTGATTTACCAAATTATAATATAATAATAGATATTTATAAAAAATGGATAGTTCTTCAAGAATATAAAGCTCCTAAAATAATAAATTATAAAAAAGCACATAAAAGATTATGTAATGCTATTTATCATACTAAAGAAATATTATCTATTAATATTAATAATATAATATTAAAAATTAGACAAAAAAATAAAAATAAAACACAATATCAAAAATTATTTAATCAAAATAATTTTATAGAAATAAAAGAACATCATGCAAAATTTTTAGTAAATTTAACAGACTATTTAGATACTGGATTGTTTTTAGAAAAACGACTAATAAGAAAATTAATAGGAAAAATGTCTAAGGGAAAAGATTTTTTAAATTTATTTTCATATACTGGAACTGCAACTGTTTATGCTGGATTAGGAAATGCAAATAGTACAACTAGCATAGATATATCTAATACTTATATACAGTGGTCTATACGAAATATGTCTATTAATAATTTATCTGGTTCTAAACATAATTTTATTCAAACAAATTGTTTGAATTGGATAAAAACAACTAAAAAAAAATTTGATCTTATATTTATTAATCCACCTACTTTTTCAAATTCAAAAAAAATGAATAAATCCTTTGAATTAAAAAGAGATTTTTTTCATCTTATTAAAGATTTAAAAAGAATTTTACGTCAAGACGGTAATATTATTTTTTCAAGTTCTACACATAATTTTAAAATTAACTTAGATGTTCTTGATAAAATAAAATTATATGCAAAGAATATTACAAAAAAAACTCAATCTAAAGATTATATAAACGATTCAAAAATTTACCATTCCTGGATAATTAAACATTCTCAACAAATTCAAGGATAG
- a CDS encoding ATP-binding cassette domain-containing protein translates to MSLVSIQNAYLSFSNLEILKNSTFYINKRERICLIGKNGAGKSTVLKIINQAQDLDNGKIFYKKNIKISYLEQKNPNNVDISIYDFISLGLNQENTTSNNDIILNTKKINIKDHIKIIKIIEIIQLKKNTLLSELSGGLLRKVTLSRVLIGQPDVLLLDEPTNHLDIKTVKWLESFLNKFPGSILFVSHDRNFIQNICTRIIDIDRGKLVSWPGNYKNFIKLKNESNRIEKTKKKIFDKNLKKEEKWIRTSVKARSTRNEGRVKSLQILRKENDNYQKIEQLGKIKINESKNYLGKILFKLENVNFSINNKFIIKNFSSIIEHGDKLGLIGDNGCGKSTMIKILMGEKQPQKGKIYKNTRLKISYFDQNRSSLDPNKSIIENMNYGKEQYLIKYLNNFLFKPNELKSLVKTLSGGQCNRLLLAQLFLQPSNVLILDEPTNDLDLDSLELLEKIIINYQGTVLIVSHDESFIQNTIKKCWKFENDGIINTYIGNCNSFKKEKKIYKKLKNKKNTFSVNIIQKKLKKDLDNMLFKIEKTEFHIKKLQKEINQINFFKNNLKDKLPILKALTEKEKELETQIIHWEDLEKSIIKYKN, encoded by the coding sequence ATGTCTCTTGTTAGTATTCAAAACGCTTATTTATCTTTTAGCAATTTAGAAATTTTAAAAAATAGTACATTTTATATTAATAAACGTGAAAGAATATGTTTAATTGGTAAAAATGGAGCTGGAAAATCTACTGTTTTAAAAATTATCAATCAAGCACAAGATTTAGATAACGGGAAAATTTTTTATAAAAAAAACATAAAAATATCTTATTTAGAACAAAAAAATCCTAATAATGTTGATATTTCTATATATGATTTTATTAGTTTAGGACTAAACCAAGAAAATACAACAAGTAACAATGATATTATATTAAATACAAAAAAAATAAATATAAAAGATCATATAAAAATTATAAAAATAATCGAAATAATTCAACTAAAAAAAAATACTTTATTATCCGAACTATCTGGTGGTTTATTAAGAAAAGTGACTTTAAGTCGGGTGTTAATAGGACAACCTGATGTATTATTGTTAGATGAACCTACTAATCATTTAGATATAAAAACAGTAAAATGGTTAGAAAGTTTTTTAAATAAATTTCCTGGAAGTATATTATTTGTGTCACATGATAGAAATTTTATTCAAAATATATGCACACGTATTATAGATATTGATCGTGGGAAATTAGTTTCTTGGCCAGGAAATTATAAAAATTTTATCAAATTAAAAAATGAAAGTAATCGTATTGAGAAAACAAAAAAAAAAATATTCGATAAAAATTTAAAAAAAGAAGAAAAATGGATTAGAACAAGTGTTAAAGCACGTTCTACTCGAAATGAAGGAAGAGTTAAAAGTTTACAAATATTACGAAAAGAAAATGATAATTATCAGAAAATAGAACAATTAGGTAAAATTAAAATAAATGAATCTAAAAATTATTTAGGAAAAATTCTTTTTAAGTTAGAAAACGTAAACTTTTCTATAAATAATAAATTTATTATTAAAAATTTTTCATCAATAATTGAACACGGTGATAAATTAGGATTAATTGGAGATAATGGATGTGGAAAAAGTACAATGATTAAAATTCTCATGGGAGAAAAACAACCTCAAAAAGGAAAAATTTATAAAAATACAAGATTAAAAATATCTTATTTTGATCAAAATAGATCTTCTTTAGATCCAAACAAATCTATTATAGAAAATATGAATTATGGAAAAGAACAATATTTAATAAAATATTTAAATAATTTTCTTTTTAAACCTAATGAGTTAAAATCATTAGTAAAAACATTATCTGGTGGTCAATGCAACAGATTGTTATTAGCACAACTATTTTTACAACCAAGCAATGTTTTAATTCTTGACGAACCTACAAATGACTTAGATTTAGACAGTTTAGAATTATTAGAAAAAATTATTATTAATTACCAAGGAACTGTTTTAATAGTTAGTCATGATGAAAGTTTTATTCAAAATACCATAAAAAAATGTTGGAAATTTGAAAATGATGGAATAATTAATACTTATATTGGTAATTGTAACTCTTTTAAAAAAGAAAAAAAAATTTACAAAAAATTAAAAAATAAAAAAAATACTTTTTCTGTAAATATAATACAAAAAAAATTAAAAAAAGATTTAGATAATATGTTATTTAAAATAGAAAAAACAGAATTTCATATTAAAAAATTACAAAAAGAGATAAATCAAATAAATTTTTTTAAAAACAATTTAAAAGACAAATTACCAATATTAAAAGCTTTAACTGAAAAAGAAAAAGAACTAGAAACACAAATAATACATTGGGAAGATTTAGAAAAATCTATTATAAAATATAAAAATTAA